Genomic window (Terriglobales bacterium):
TCGGTTTCCGTTCGGTCGGCGATCCACAGCAGCACGCCTGCTTCGATGAACCATCCGATGGTGACCCAGTGCGTCTCCATGCGCATCGGGATGGCGACGGCGAGGAAGCCGGTGGCCAAAGCGACATGCAACAGCGGCAGGATGTGGGGACGCGGCTTCTCCGGCGTGCCCGCCTTGTAGAGCCCCTTCAGGCGCTGGAAGAGCACCAGATACACCACCGCCAGGCCCACCGAAATCCAGGCGATGGCGTGGCGGTTCACCCCTTCGAGCATGTCCCAGATCTGGAGGAAGTAGGCGGCCGCGTTGGCCAGCGCCAAGATCACCAGGACAGGAAGGAATTCGGCCGCGGGCTTGGAGGTATCGGCGATGGCGCGCGGCGCCCGCGTCAGCGGCACCATGGCGAACAGCACGAAAAACACGGTGGCGAAGGCGAAGGTAAGCCGCAACTGGTCGTCCTGGTGGTAAAAGGTGCCGTACCAGCCGACGTAGAGGATCAGCGTGCCGACGAAACTCCCGATCAGCAGCCGCCGCCAGGGCTTCACCGCGGTCAGCACCAGCGCACCCAGGTCCAGCACCGCCACGTATGCGAAGAGCTCCAGCTCGCGGTTCTGGCCGGTGGAAAGCAGCAGCGGAGTGGTAAAGCCGCCGGCGATGGCGTACGCAGCGAGGAGCTCAGCGTCCTGCCGCAAGGCCAGCGTGGCCGTGGCCGCGGTCACCATGGCCATGGCGAAGAAGGCGGCGCCACCAGGAATCAGGTGATAGGTCTGAAATGCCGCCCACAAAGAGAGGTAAAGGGCGCTGATGCCCACAGCCTTCAGCGAAAAGGAAAAGATGCGATAGCCCCGCTTGCGAAAGACCTCGCTCCAAACAATGACGCCGATTCCGATCAAGAGCCAAAGCGAAATGCGTCCCGCCGCGCCGAGCTTGTCGTTTTCGACTTCCCACTTGAGGAAGTAGAAGCCGCCGAAAAACATAGCGGCGATGCCGATACGGTTCAGCCAGTGGGCGCCGATGCGGGATTCCAGGTTTTCCTTGGGCGCGGCAGCCACAGGAGCAAGCGCCGGAGTTGCGCGTGCTACGGCCGCCTGCGGCACGGCAAACGCAGGAACAGGCGCGGCGGGAGGCGCAGCGATGCTGGGCGCCGGCGCGGCCAGCACCGGCTTCAGCGGCTCCAGCCCGGCCTGCTGCTCCAGGCGATAGACGCGCTGGGTCAGCGCCGCCAGCCGCTGTTTGAGCTCCTCCAACTCATTGTGCTCCGGACTCATGGGCCGTTACGTTACTGCATCCTCCGGTCCGTGCCAACCGGATTCTGCCCGCGCTGGTCAGAAAGCCATCCTCGGTCGGGTTCAAGAAGAGGTGGTGCGCGCTTTTGCCAAAGCCTTCGATCTCGGGCATGCTGGGCGCGCGGAGGACCTCAGTCACACGACCACGCGATTCCGGCCCTCGCGCTTGGCCGTGTACAGAGCCTTGTCGGCGGCCTTGACCACTTCTTCCGGGCTGTTGGTCCGCGGCATGGCTTCGGCGACGCCGATGCTGACGGTGACCGCCGTCTCCACCGGCGAGCCCGGCCGCACGCGCCGCGACGAGGTCCGCCGCCCTGCCCGCTGGCGCTGGCTGCGCTCCGGTCCGCTCACCACGAACACGTCCTGCTCGATGGCGCGGCGTACCTCCTCCACCGAAGCCGCTGCCTGCTTCAAGGCAACGCCGGGAAAAAAGACGGCGAACTCTTCCCCGCCGCAACGGTAGGCGGTGCCTCCGCCGCCCACGCCAGCCAGGTTGGTGGCCACCATGCGCAGTACCTGGTCCCCAGCGTCGTGCCCGAAGCTATCGTTGAAGTTCTTGAAATGGTCCACGTCCACCACGGCGACGGAATAGCGCGTTCCTGCCTTGGCCAGCGCCTGATTGAAGGCCCGGCGGCCGGGCAGGCGCGTCAGCTCGTCGTGATAGGCGATCCAATGAGAATGCTCAGTCGCCGAGATGCTCACAATTAGCGCGGCCAGCGCAGTGCAGCCCTGGATCGCCGTCAGGTGCGACTGGCCCTGGCTCAGGACCACCAGCACCCACACCAGCCCGGCGCCCACCGGGTCAGGGGAATAAACGAACCGGCCCAGATGAACCAGCAACACCGCGAGGAACACCGCCTCGATCAGCCCGATGTGGCCGAGGGCGCCGAGCGAGAACGCCTTGGCGCCGAGTGGCTGGATCAGGTTGGGCGCCCAATACGCCGCGCCAATGAAGATCGCCCACTGCGCTGCGAGCACGCCCGTCCACCACATCACCACTTCCCAATCGAAAAAGGCGTTTTCCAGCAGCAGAAGCAATCCGAGGTCGCAGGCCAGAAGAGCGGCGGCGCAGCGGTCGAAAGAGGGCTCATGGGGTCCAAATCGGAGGAAGACGAAGCCGCCGACCAGCGCCAGGATGGCGAGGAAGGCGCGCAACGAGCCGACGCGCGCGGCCAGAAACCCGGCCAAGGCCAGCAAACACGCGGCGAACAGGGTGAAGCTCTGCTCGTATCTCTGGCCGTAGGTCAGAACGAGCCACAGCCCCAAAACGGCCAGGATGCCGTTGGGGAACAGGAGTCTCTGCGCGGCGGCCCTTAAGTGAAATCGCACTTATAGGGAGCATATGACATGCTACGGGCCAGCGTAATAACCGGGCGGATTCGCCGCGAAAGCGGGCGAAAGATGGTGGCCAGGGACGGAATCGAACCGCCGACGCCAGCCTTTTCAGTCCTCGTACAACCTGAATCTGCAACTACTTACACGTCGCGGGA
Coding sequences:
- a CDS encoding DUF2339 domain-containing protein, whose product is MSPEHNELEELKQRLAALTQRVYRLEQQAGLEPLKPVLAAPAPSIAAPPAAPVPAFAVPQAAVARATPALAPVAAAPKENLESRIGAHWLNRIGIAAMFFGGFYFLKWEVENDKLGAAGRISLWLLIGIGVIVWSEVFRKRGYRIFSFSLKAVGISALYLSLWAAFQTYHLIPGGAAFFAMAMVTAATATLALRQDAELLAAYAIAGGFTTPLLLSTGQNRELELFAYVAVLDLGALVLTAVKPWRRLLIGSFVGTLILYVGWYGTFYHQDDQLRLTFAFATVFFVLFAMVPLTRAPRAIADTSKPAAEFLPVLVILALANAAAYFLQIWDMLEGVNRHAIAWISVGLAVVYLVLFQRLKGLYKAGTPEKPRPHILPLLHVALATGFLAVAIPMRMETHWVTIGWFIEAGVLLWIADRTETDFLRDLAIAALGLGVIRLLFFDNFYTVLLFFNARMATYGVAIAVLAGLVWHAQKRGANRLWSAIPVVAINLLALVALTAEISDFFSQKMTSGLWVEIHNLRLARDFTYSALWMVYGAGLLLVGFRKRSAFLRWQALILIAMTVVKVFVYDVSELEKGYRILSFIILGVLLLGVSFVYQKDWLKLSGSKGKEPV
- a CDS encoding GGDEF domain-containing protein encodes the protein MRFHLRAAAQRLLFPNGILAVLGLWLVLTYGQRYEQSFTLFAACLLALAGFLAARVGSLRAFLAILALVGGFVFLRFGPHEPSFDRCAAALLACDLGLLLLLENAFFDWEVVMWWTGVLAAQWAIFIGAAYWAPNLIQPLGAKAFSLGALGHIGLIEAVFLAVLLVHLGRFVYSPDPVGAGLVWVLVVLSQGQSHLTAIQGCTALAALIVSISATEHSHWIAYHDELTRLPGRRAFNQALAKAGTRYSVAVVDVDHFKNFNDSFGHDAGDQVLRMVATNLAGVGGGGTAYRCGGEEFAVFFPGVALKQAAASVEEVRRAIEQDVFVVSGPERSQRQRAGRRTSSRRVRPGSPVETAVTVSIGVAEAMPRTNSPEEVVKAADKALYTAKREGRNRVVV